A genome region from Campylobacter concisus includes the following:
- a CDS encoding MATE family efflux transporter encodes MDLLKDPLNKLIISFSLPAGTAMMFNTLYNVTGTFFAAKISTLAVAGMAMSFLLYLSIVGIGLGFGSALTALIGNSLGAGKVKMAKFYAANGIIFVLVFAIFMGFCGYFLAPNLLTFLGADHHYLKEALDYAGVIFLAAPFFLIIKSLNGVLVALGDTKSYRDWLFYGLFINAFFCYFFAFILDLGVKGLALATASVQLLGMIYLFVKVKKAKMIEPRNLSYFVPNFSIWTKITKQALPACLNYLSMSLGSLVLLKFISYYGVNAVAGYGIALRIEQILVLPTIGMAAAVLSIVSRNYGAKNFKRAKQCYKISLLFLLIYCAFACVFIRFFGEDMIRIFDDTPAVLEIAGLYLGINSLAYVAYGTINVSGSTLQAVKRPVAIFLLNGFRQFVLQGSLFYVVVFYFGLEIKFIWLALFFSVYLTAICFVFWTLYQLRMATDVSF; translated from the coding sequence ATGGATTTACTAAAAGACCCGTTAAATAAGCTCATCATTTCGTTTTCGCTTCCAGCTGGCACCGCAATGATGTTTAATACTCTTTATAATGTTACCGGCACATTTTTTGCAGCAAAAATTTCTACCCTTGCCGTAGCTGGTATGGCTATGAGCTTTTTGCTTTATCTAAGTATTGTAGGCATTGGGCTTGGTTTTGGCTCAGCACTAACTGCGCTAATAGGCAATAGTCTTGGAGCAGGAAAAGTAAAAATGGCTAAATTTTATGCAGCAAATGGAATTATCTTTGTGCTAGTATTTGCTATTTTTATGGGGTTTTGTGGCTATTTTTTAGCACCAAATTTACTCACTTTTTTAGGAGCTGATCATCACTATTTAAAAGAGGCACTTGATTACGCGGGTGTTATCTTTCTTGCTGCACCATTTTTCTTGATTATCAAATCTCTAAACGGAGTGCTTGTAGCGCTTGGAGATACAAAAAGTTACCGCGATTGGCTATTTTATGGCCTTTTTATCAATGCATTTTTTTGCTATTTTTTTGCATTCATTTTGGATCTTGGTGTAAAAGGACTTGCTCTAGCAACAGCTAGTGTTCAGCTTTTGGGCATGATCTATCTTTTTGTAAAAGTTAAAAAAGCTAAGATGATCGAGCCAAGAAATTTAAGCTATTTTGTGCCAAATTTTAGCATTTGGACAAAGATTACAAAGCAAGCTCTACCAGCTTGCTTAAACTATCTATCGATGTCACTTGGCTCACTTGTACTTTTAAAATTTATAAGCTACTATGGTGTAAATGCCGTAGCGGGGTACGGTATAGCTTTAAGGATAGAGCAAATTTTGGTATTGCCGACCATTGGTATGGCCGCAGCAGTTTTAAGTATCGTTTCAAGAAACTATGGCGCTAAAAATTTTAAAAGAGCTAAGCAATGCTATAAAATTTCGCTTCTTTTTTTGCTTATCTATTGTGCATTCGCTTGCGTTTTTATTAGATTTTTTGGTGAAGATATGATAAGAATTTTTGATGATACGCCGGCAGTTTTGGAGATAGCAGGGCTTTATCTTGGTATAAATTCTCTTGCTTACGTAGCTTATGGCACGATAAATGTCTCAGGCAGCACTCTTCAGGCCGTAAAACGCCCAGTGGCCATCTTTTTGCTAAATGGATTTAGGCAATTTGTGCTTCAAGGATCACTTTTTTACGTGGTAGTCTTCTATTTTGGTCTTGAGATAAAATTTATATGGCTGGCTCTATTTTTTAGTGTCTATCTCACAGCCATTTGTTTCGTCTTTTGGACGCTTTATCAGTTAAGAATGGCTACTGACGTAAGCTTTTAA
- a CDS encoding metal ABC transporter permease, with the protein MSEILELNFMQNAFIAGILVSIICGLIGSLVVINKMTFIAGGIAHGAYGGIGLAFFFSLEPLLGASIFSLFLALIIATITLKDKTNIDSVIGAIWAFGMAIGIIFIDLTPGYNADLMSYLFGSILAVSGQDITFMSILDILFLALIALFYRQFVAISFDAEFAKLRGVNTTFFHYLLVCMMALCVVATIRVVGLILVIALLTIPPYLAQIFAKRLGLMMLISTIFSVIFCFSGLFISFYFNLTGGASIILVASLCFFAFCFKFKSLRQ; encoded by the coding sequence ATGAGTGAAATTTTAGAGTTAAATTTTATGCAAAATGCCTTTATTGCTGGCATTTTAGTTAGTATCATTTGTGGGCTCATAGGCTCACTCGTTGTTATAAATAAAATGACTTTTATCGCTGGCGGTATCGCACACGGAGCATATGGCGGCATAGGACTTGCCTTTTTCTTCTCGCTTGAACCACTTCTTGGAGCTAGCATATTCTCACTCTTTTTAGCCCTTATAATCGCCACTATCACGTTAAAAGATAAAACCAACATCGACTCAGTTATCGGTGCTATTTGGGCATTTGGCATGGCTATTGGTATCATCTTTATAGACCTAACTCCAGGATACAATGCCGATCTTATGAGCTATCTCTTTGGCTCCATCTTAGCAGTGAGTGGGCAAGATATAACATTTATGAGTATTTTAGATATCTTATTTTTGGCGCTCATTGCCCTTTTTTATCGTCAATTTGTAGCTATTAGTTTTGATGCAGAATTTGCAAAGCTGCGCGGCGTAAATACAACATTTTTTCACTATTTATTAGTGTGTATGATGGCACTTTGTGTGGTGGCTACGATCCGTGTTGTGGGGCTGATTTTAGTCATCGCTCTTCTTACTATACCGCCATATTTAGCACAAATTTTTGCCAAAAGACTGGGACTAATGATGCTAATCTCTACTATCTTTTCAGTCATTTTTTGCTTTAGTGGTCTATTTATTAGCTTCTATTTTAACCTAACAGGCGGAGCTAGCATAATCTTAGTTGCTTCACTTTGCTTTTTTGCTTTTTGTTTTAAATTTAAAAGCTTACGTCAGTAG
- a CDS encoding metal ABC transporter ATP-binding protein, which yields MKEIIKIRNLNFSYDKQVVLEGINLDYSSDEFLAIIGPNGGGKSTLLKLILGLLKPQSGEIKLFGKEPSEVSKFIGYVPQNFLSNQSFPMMVLEVVLMGLIDKKIFGFYSQNEKQMALAALEKVGMKEFASARIGELSGGQRQRVYIARALCANAKVLILDEPTASIDTKGQAEIYEILKNINASGVGVVLVSHDLNIVLNYATKIAYVSKNLHIHKTHEDTAKREFIEHLAKSHSHFCDVEIALGECECKIKSNVFKLKR from the coding sequence TTGAAAGAAATTATAAAAATTAGAAATTTAAACTTTAGCTACGATAAGCAAGTGGTTTTAGAAGGTATCAATTTAGATTATAGTAGCGATGAGTTTTTAGCTATCATCGGTCCAAATGGTGGTGGCAAAAGCACACTTTTAAAGCTTATCTTAGGGCTGCTTAAGCCTCAAAGCGGTGAGATAAAACTCTTTGGAAAAGAGCCAAGCGAAGTCAGTAAATTTATAGGCTATGTGCCTCAAAATTTTCTCTCAAATCAAAGCTTTCCAATGATGGTTTTAGAAGTAGTTTTAATGGGGCTAATCGATAAAAAAATTTTTGGTTTTTACTCACAAAATGAGAAACAAATGGCTCTTGCTGCCCTTGAGAAAGTTGGCATGAAAGAATTTGCAAGCGCTAGAATTGGTGAGCTAAGCGGTGGCCAAAGACAGCGTGTATATATCGCAAGAGCACTTTGTGCAAATGCAAAGGTTCTCATTTTAGACGAGCCAACAGCTAGTATCGACACAAAGGGCCAGGCTGAAATTTATGAAATTTTAAAAAATATAAATGCAAGCGGTGTTGGCGTAGTTTTAGTAAGTCATGATCTAAATATCGTGCTAAATTATGCTACAAAAATCGCCTATGTGAGTAAAAATTTGCATATTCATAAAACTCATGAAGATACTGCAAAAAGAGAATTTATAGAGCATTTAGCAAAATCTCATAGCCATTTTTGTGACGTTGAGATCGCACTTGGTGAATGTGAGTGCAAAATCAAAAGTAATGTTTTTAAGCTAAAGAGATAA
- a CDS encoding nickel/cobalt transporter, whose translation MLARLIVICFFAINAFGCALCSLYSPTAHVSVKFDSNENNITTIAFSWTFSQNFSELMRQNFDLNQDEKIDESEIKKIRLNLLDYLVPRHYLTNIEYFYKDENATKLELNLKKYKLYFDEGRLKFDVSFKTNLLIKDGFVVSVEMDDKEGYFNFKFTQNNAFLVSDQFWTIPNPNVNLIFFTFSSKAAAKAHNEKPALKELLKEPNSVNFEDENLSQIDKIDEAKFDLVSKTSLNMLDRLKQILRNFDQKSPLTLLFLALISFGYGFLHAASAGHGKVLTSSYFAATGGSYAKAFFFSLKIGFLHVVGAFIFVLASFMILREISSDLTKDTASVTTAFSGVIIFFVAIFMLYKKVKIYLSSKKELSKFYIFSSSLSQNLSKNTKFTSDCGCNICTTKKPKNKEEWLVAAAAALIPCPGTILVFVLANELGSYFAGVVSGLFMALGMSTVIFLAAVFGAKINESTNIKLKKFKIYAEFMALSVMLWLGLFIFTTTFTQKSLF comes from the coding sequence ATGTTAGCACGCCTGATTGTCATTTGCTTCTTTGCTATAAATGCCTTCGGGTGTGCTCTTTGCTCGCTTTATAGCCCGACCGCTCACGTGAGCGTAAAATTTGACTCAAACGAAAACAATATCACTACAATTGCTTTTTCATGGACATTTTCACAAAATTTCTCAGAGCTTATGAGGCAAAATTTTGACCTAAATCAGGATGAAAAGATAGATGAAAGCGAGATCAAAAAGATCCGCTTAAATTTACTTGATTATCTTGTGCCAAGGCACTATTTAACGAATATTGAGTACTTTTACAAAGATGAAAATGCTACGAAGCTTGAGTTAAATTTAAAAAAGTATAAACTCTATTTTGATGAGGGTAGATTAAAATTTGATGTTAGTTTTAAGACAAATTTGCTTATCAAAGATGGCTTTGTGGTGTCTGTCGAAATGGACGATAAAGAGGGATATTTTAATTTTAAATTTACGCAAAACAACGCATTTTTGGTATCAGATCAGTTTTGGACGATACCAAATCCAAATGTAAATTTAATATTTTTTACATTTTCAAGTAAGGCTGCAGCCAAAGCTCATAACGAAAAACCTGCATTAAAAGAGCTTCTAAAAGAGCCAAACTCAGTAAATTTTGAAGATGAAAATTTAAGCCAGATCGATAAAATCGATGAGGCTAAGTTTGATCTTGTTTCAAAAACAAGTCTAAATATGCTTGATAGATTAAAGCAAATCCTAAGAAATTTTGATCAAAAAAGTCCGCTGACTCTGCTATTTTTAGCGCTCATATCATTTGGTTATGGCTTTTTGCATGCTGCATCTGCGGGACATGGTAAGGTGCTTACAAGCTCCTATTTTGCCGCAACTGGTGGAAGCTACGCCAAAGCCTTTTTCTTCTCTTTAAAGATCGGATTTTTACATGTTGTGGGTGCGTTTATTTTTGTGCTTGCTAGTTTTATGATATTACGTGAGATCAGTAGTGATCTGACAAAAGATACAGCAAGTGTTACGACAGCATTTTCTGGCGTTATTATCTTTTTTGTAGCGATTTTTATGCTTTATAAAAAGGTCAAAATTTATCTTTCAAGCAAAAAAGAGTTAAGTAAATTTTATATTTTTAGCTCAAGTTTAAGCCAAAATTTGAGTAAAAATACAAAATTTACTAGCGACTGTGGCTGTAATATCTGTACTACAAAAAAACCAAAAAACAAAGAAGAATGGCTGGTTGCAGCTGCTGCGGCACTTATTCCTTGTCCTGGCACGATACTTGTCTTTGTGCTAGCAAATGAGCTAGGCAGCTACTTTGCAGGCGTTGTAAGCGGCCTATTTATGGCGCTTGGCATGAGCACAGTGATATTTTTAGCGGCTGTTTTTGGAGCCAAGATAAATGAGAGCACAAACATTAAGTTAAAAAAGTTTAAAATCTATGCCGAATTTATGGCTCTTAGCGTTATGCTTTGGCTTGGACTTTTTATTTTTACTACTACATTTACGCAAAAGAGTCTATTTTGA
- a CDS encoding metal ABC transporter solute-binding protein, Zn/Mn family produces MRKIFVFLAVCALSLFAKPVVTTSILPTKFFVEQIAGDTLSVNTMVGKGADPHTYEPKPKQMKELEKSELYFAIGIEFEDTWLERFSKSFKNLHIVKTQEGIEKIAMNDEHEHHEHHEHHEHKHEGEHKHEHHEHNDHDHEAGEHHHHHHDGLDPHIWLDPILVKTQADNIAKALIEKFPQNAKLYEENLAKFKASLDELDSFIKNTLKDVKTREFIVYHPSWGYFAKRYNLEQIAIEIEGKEPKPAELKELIEEAKEHGVKVIFVAPQFPTKAANLVAKETGSKVISIDQLPENWLDEMKKTAEIFAKSL; encoded by the coding sequence GTGAGAAAGATTTTTGTTTTTTTAGCAGTTTGCGCTTTGTCACTTTTTGCAAAGCCAGTTGTTACGACTAGTATATTGCCTACAAAATTTTTTGTTGAGCAAATCGCTGGTGATACACTAAGTGTAAATACAATGGTTGGCAAAGGTGCTGATCCGCACACTTATGAGCCAAAGCCAAAACAGATGAAGGAGCTTGAAAAGAGCGAGCTTTACTTTGCTATTGGCATTGAGTTTGAAGATACTTGGCTAGAGCGTTTTTCAAAATCTTTTAAAAATTTACACATTGTAAAAACACAAGAAGGTATCGAAAAGATAGCTATGAACGATGAACATGAGCATCATGAACACCATGAACATCATGAGCACAAGCATGAGGGTGAGCATAAACATGAGCATCACGAGCACAATGACCATGACCACGAAGCTGGCGAGCATCATCACCATCATCATGATGGCCTTGACCCACACATCTGGCTTGACCCTATCCTAGTAAAAACACAAGCTGATAACATAGCAAAGGCGCTAATAGAGAAATTCCCGCAAAATGCAAAGCTTTATGAGGAGAATTTGGCTAAATTTAAAGCTAGCCTTGACGAGCTTGATAGCTTTATCAAAAATACTCTAAAAGATGTTAAAACTCGCGAATTTATCGTATATCACCCATCTTGGGGATATTTTGCAAAACGCTATAACTTAGAGCAAATTGCCATCGAGATAGAGGGCAAAGAGCCAAAGCCAGCTGAGCTAAAAGAGCTCATCGAAGAGGCTAAAGAGCACGGCGTAAAGGTCATTTTTGTAGCTCCACAGTTTCCAACAAAGGCTGCGAATTTAGTGGCAAAAGAGACTGGCTCAAAGGTTATAAGCATTGATCAGCTACCGGAAAATTGGCTAGATGAGATGAAAAAAACAGCAGAAATTTTTGCTAAGAGTCTATAA
- a CDS encoding Fur family transcriptional regulator yields the protein MNARNFLEEHSIKATTFRIKLVEILQNAKTPLSYDEILESLNANKTTFYRSIEIFEKKGLVIKTENNHKSYYELANEAKAYFICDVCHKVTNIDMPHLNVAKNIKSAVIKGVCDECDHE from the coding sequence ATGAATGCAAGAAATTTCTTAGAAGAGCATAGTATCAAAGCAACTACTTTTCGCATAAAGCTCGTTGAAATTTTGCAAAATGCCAAAACTCCATTAAGCTATGATGAAATTTTAGAAAGCCTTAATGCAAATAAAACCACTTTTTATAGAAGCATAGAAATTTTTGAAAAAAAGGGCCTTGTCATAAAAACCGAAAATAATCATAAAAGCTACTACGAACTAGCAAATGAGGCAAAAGCGTACTTTATCTGCGATGTTTGTCATAAAGTCACAAACATCGATATGCCACATCTAAACGTCGCTAAAAATATAAAAAGTGCCGTGATAAAAGGCGTTTGTGATGAGTGTGATCACGAGTAA
- a CDS encoding acyl-CoA thioesterase, which produces MKDFIYKVIIPPQAIDMHGHMNNVYYFTLMQEAAFAHSAAVGDTVEAQYKRGEIWLIRKNEAKYIKSVKLMDEIEIHTYTQAEGKATSCRYFEFKKDDELIATGKTEFVYVDLKTNRPKAIPAEIIALYS; this is translated from the coding sequence ATGAAAGATTTTATTTACAAAGTAATAATCCCACCACAAGCCATAGATATGCACGGACATATGAACAATGTCTATTATTTCACGCTTATGCAAGAGGCTGCATTTGCGCACTCTGCAGCGGTTGGCGACACGGTCGAGGCGCAGTATAAAAGAGGCGAGATCTGGCTCATTAGAAAAAATGAAGCCAAATATATAAAAAGCGTAAAATTGATGGACGAGATAGAAATTCATACTTACACACAAGCTGAAGGCAAGGCGACTTCGTGTAGATATTTTGAGTTTAAAAAAGATGACGAGTTAATAGCAACTGGCAAGACCGAGTTTGTTTATGTTGATCTAAAAACAAATCGTCCAAAAGCCATTCCGGCTGAGATAATCGCTCTTTACTCGTGA
- a CDS encoding class I SAM-dependent methyltransferase: MQNLWDKKASNYQRFDGKVSAIQQQIFAKALCWGVDFSGKEILDIGCGTGVWTIFLSKTAKNITGIDSSKNMIEILNEDAKRFGVTNLTSEVCSWREFKPAKRFDIAICTMSPAITSDEDFAKFHNIAKQKLYLGWDKPRSSDLIEPFFKKFGRTLSQKNVVNRLEAWLNEQGIAYKSEILNETRIARRSVKEAAENICWHLEINGAKNYDEKVVLAMLKEKFDGEFIDEKIESQMKLFVF; the protein is encoded by the coding sequence ATGCAAAATTTATGGGATAAAAAGGCGTCAAATTATCAAAGGTTTGATGGCAAAGTAAGTGCTATTCAGCAACAAATTTTTGCTAAAGCTTTGTGTTGGGGGGTTGATTTTAGCGGTAAAGAAATTCTTGATATAGGCTGTGGTACCGGTGTTTGGACGATATTTTTGTCAAAAACTGCAAAAAATATAACTGGCATTGATAGCTCAAAAAATATGATAGAAATTTTAAATGAAGATGCTAAAAGATTTGGGGTGACAAATTTAACTAGCGAGGTTTGCTCGTGGAGAGAATTTAAGCCCGCAAAGCGCTTTGATATCGCCATTTGCACGATGAGTCCAGCGATTACTAGCGATGAAGATTTTGCTAAATTTCATAATATCGCAAAGCAAAAACTCTATCTTGGCTGGGATAAGCCTAGAAGCTCTGATTTGATTGAGCCATTTTTTAAAAAATTTGGACGCACTCTCTCACAGAAAAATGTTGTAAATAGGCTTGAAGCGTGGCTAAATGAGCAAGGAATCGCTTATAAGAGTGAAATTTTAAACGAAACAAGGATCGCTAGACGAAGCGTGAAGGAAGCTGCTGAGAACATTTGCTGGCACCTTGAGATAAATGGAGCTAAAAACTACGATGAAAAAGTGGTTTTAGCGATGTTAAAAGAGAAATTTGACGGCGAGTTTATAGATGAAAAGATAGAGTCGCAGATGAAGCTTTTTGTCTTTTAA
- a CDS encoding DMT family transporter, producing the protein MKNLSAQNRADIALIVVAIVWGATFLPMANALKTNSVFVMLFCRFFISAIFMGLIAFKFSKIFDKKSVIYGTILGVVLFGSFVAQTYALKLTFSSSVAFITGLECVIVPFMTALIFKNKITIFAILGALVAIFGLWLLSGATLALGSGEALALLCAIFYALYTSLNGHFVRKCELYLLVFVVFLTVFLLSFVFAFIEGSVVPNYDREFFIAIFITAFIGTIFCYFVQTIAQRYTTASKAALFFCLEPVSAGFIGYFFADEMLTLIQIFGAILIIFGVIFSEFGKKFFSRSKLV; encoded by the coding sequence ATGAAAAATTTAAGCGCACAAAACAGAGCCGACATCGCACTCATCGTAGTTGCCATCGTTTGGGGCGCTACGTTTTTACCTATGGCAAATGCACTAAAAACAAATAGTGTCTTTGTCATGCTCTTTTGTAGATTTTTTATTTCCGCTATCTTTATGGGGCTTATAGCATTTAAATTTTCTAAAATTTTTGATAAAAAAAGTGTGATTTATGGCACTATTCTTGGCGTAGTTCTCTTTGGCTCGTTTGTTGCTCAAACTTACGCTCTAAAGCTTACTTTTAGCTCAAGTGTTGCCTTTATTACAGGGCTTGAGTGTGTTATCGTGCCTTTTATGACAGCACTCATTTTTAAAAATAAAATAACCATTTTTGCTATTTTGGGGGCGCTTGTTGCCATTTTTGGGCTTTGGCTCTTAAGTGGCGCCACGCTAGCACTTGGGAGCGGCGAGGCACTTGCCCTACTTTGTGCCATATTTTACGCACTTTACACGAGCTTAAATGGCCACTTTGTAAGAAAGTGCGAGCTTTATTTGCTTGTATTTGTGGTATTTCTCACCGTCTTTTTACTCTCATTTGTCTTTGCATTTATTGAAGGTAGTGTGGTGCCAAATTACGATAGGGAATTTTTTATAGCAATTTTCATCACTGCATTTATTGGCACCATTTTTTGCTACTTTGTACAAACCATCGCTCAAAGATATACAACAGCCAGCAAAGCAGCTTTATTTTTCTGTCTTGAGCCAGTCTCTGCTGGCTTTATCGGCTATTTTTTTGCTGACGAAATGCTAACACTCATACAAATTTTTGGTGCAATCTTAATAATCTTTGGAGTTATTTTTAGCGAATTTGGTAAAAAATTTTTCTCTAGGTCAAAACTAGTTTAA